Proteins encoded in a region of the Trypanosoma brucei gambiense DAL972 chromosome 11, complete sequence genome:
- a CDS encoding chloride channel protein, putative, with protein MSNKLLPSQPPQEADAGGWNRRNVLESLSTNAKDRATSAWFQELARTEEEGDAAFARARPPLFRRAQRTHVRSDEERRRMDNYESIDYSEPQSTVYKKRMAQWKKEPRWLKWVMFIAVGICVGLWSVLLFQTLEYLERRKRGMLRTYLHETHGRGGTEAQTVGGGAGFPMRSTPSGVSWAVAGKCYIIYILWCAGFALLSSLCCLVMPTAAGSGVPEVMAYLNGVMFPRVFNIRNLIVKTLSCIFVVSAGVPVGAEGPIIHIGSLIGAGLPTGRSRTLNCGATSLLSTFRNPRDMRSFISAGAACGVTSAFSAPIGGLLFVMEEVATFFSVRLACMVFVSCLACMCVIQIVNSYMSGWHLLAQSPMTHGEFLPSAIAMFIVNNVPGNHVPLNVYTFIPTVVGSLALGLLAVLYTVSSVRFLRWRRERLFPNTFLRVLEPCLFSLAYNTVCYVLPLAFGCIEIPPYVKDHKAEMKVELFTEFCADRENTFNPLATLALMGPYNSIRVLFSRHTTGLIPWYACLLQLMLYTFSSSYAGGMFVSCGTVIPSLFIGAMGGRLVGTLFNNEVWADPGVLSLIGAASYFSGISRLSFSLIVIMMEMTADLTHITCLMVGVVFARALADRFCHSLYHSLLDLKSVPFLEAQTGVHKFDMFCAKDVMTSPAVTLNTVESIAQVVEVLQSTQHNTFPVVAMAKMTYKGVISRSQLELLLWFMYFRETDGSDVIDSGRLSMLASNVPCGGKNGESVGRVQTKATGIEVCESEGGSACGPFTDCNESIITQAGRSMDTIVPPETNVTDGPPRGPRSHATYADLNKVRECIFWRRLPPMPPVELLSKSTMRCHVDLSPYVDLSTYYVRDVMCISRTYYIFRHLGLRLLPVVDRRHRVIGVITRTNLFGDRLQERLRDAEEAGRLAAVPRAWE; from the coding sequence ATGTCCAACAAGTTGTTGCCATCGCAGCCACCGCAGGAGGCAGACGCTGGTGGATGGAACCGACGGAATGTTTTGGAGTCGCTGAGCACAAATGCAAAGGACCGCGCAACGAGTGCATGGTTTCAGGAACTGGCGCGGACTGAAGAGGAGGGCGATGCGGCGTTTGCCCGTGCTCGCCCTCCGTTATTTCGTAGGGCTCAGCGGACACACGTTCGGTCGGATGAGGAGCGCCGCAGGATGGACAACTATGAGAGCATTGATTACAGCGAACCCCAGTCAACTGTCTACAAGAAGCGTATGGCGCAATGGAAGAAGGAACCACGTTGGCTCAAGTGGGTTATGTTTATTGCAGTAGGCATTTGTGTTGGTTTGTGGTCCGTATTACTTTTTCAAACTCTCGAGTATCTTGAGCGCCGGAAGCGAGGGATGTTACGTACTTATCTGCATGAGACCCATGGGCGTGGTGGGACTGAAGCGCAGACCGTTGGAGGAGGTGCAGGTTTTCCAATGCGGTCAACCCCCAGTGGTGTTAGTTGGGCTGTGGCTGGAAAATgctatataatatatatccTATGGTGTGCCGGTTTTGCGCTGCTCTCCTCCCTCTGTTGCCTTGTGATGCCCACAGCAGCCGGCAGCGGTGTCCCCGAAGTTATGGCTTACCTGAATGGCGTGATGTTTCCCCGTGTGTTTAACATACGCAATTTGATCGTGAAGACGCTCTCctgcatttttgttgtatctgCTGGTGTTCCTGTCGGGGCGGAGGGCCCGATTATTCACATTGGCTCTCTTATTGGCGCGGGATTGCCAACAGGGCGGAGCCGAACGTTGAACTGTGGTGCCACGTCGCTGCTTTCAACCTTCCGTAACCCACGAGATATGCGGAGTTTCATATCGGCTGGTGCTGCCTGTGGCGTGACGTCTGCTTTCTCGGCGCCTATCGGTGGGCTGCTGTTCGTGATGGAGGAGGTGGCCACGTTTTTTTCGGTGAGGCTCGCGTGTATGGTTTTCGTCTCTTGTTTGGCATGCATGTGTGTGATTCAGATAGTCAACTCCTACATGAGCGGTTGGCATCTGCTGGCACAATCACCAATGACTCACGGTGAGTTTCTACCATCGGCGATCGCAATGTTTATTGTCAACAACGTACCGGGTAACCACGTGCCGCTGAATGTCTACACGTTTATACCAACAGTTGTCGGTTCCTTAGCTCTTGGGTTGCTTGCTGTTTTGTACACAGTATCGAGTGTCAGATTTTTGCGATGGCGCAGGGAGCGACTCTTTCCCAATACGTTCCTGCGTGTTTTGGAGCCTTGCTTGTTTTCGTTGGCGTACAACACTGTTTGCTACGTGCTACCGCTGGCGTTTGGTTGCATCGAAATACCTCCGTACGTGAAAGATCACAAAGCGGAGATGAAAGTTGAACTCTTCACCGAATTTTGCGCGGATCGTGAGAACACATTCAATCCATTAGCGACGCTTGCACTGATGGGTCCTTACAATAGTATACGCGTCTTGTTCTCGCGTCACACCACGGGGCTGATTCCGTGGTACGCGTGTTTGCTACAACTTATGCTTTACACATTCTCTTCAAGCTACGCGGGAGGAATGTTCGTATCCTGCGGCACGGTtattccttccctctttatTGGTGCGATGGGTGGCCGGCTCGTTGGCACCTTGTTCAACAATGAGGTATGGGCAGACCCTGGGGTGCTATCTCTCATCGGCGCCGCCTCGTACTTTTCCGGCATCTCCCGTCTCTCGTTTTCTCTCATCGTGATTATGATGGAGATGACTGCGGATCTTACCCACATTACTTGCCTAATGGTAGGAGTCGTCTTTGCCCGAGCGTTAGCCGATCGTTTCTGCCACTCCTTATACCACTCACTGCTTGACCTGAAGTCGGTGCCTTTCCTGGAGGCACAGACAGGTGTGCACAAGTTTGATATGTTTTGTGCCAAGGATGTCATGACATCCCCTGCAGTGACTCTCAACACTGTGGAGTCCATTGCACAAGTGGTGGAGGTGCTGCAGTCCACACAGCACAACACGTTCCCTGTGGTGGCCATGGCGAAGATGACATACAAGGGTGTCATATCCCGCTCCCAGTTGGaactgttgttgtggttcatGTACTTCCGTGAGACAGATGGGTCAGATGTGATAGATAGTGGCCGCTTGAGTATGCTTGCTAGCAACGTGCCCTGTGGAGGTAAAAACGGAGAATCGGTTGGTCGGGTTCAGACAAAGGCAACAGGAATCGAGGTGTGTGAAAGTGAGGGAGGGAGCGCTTGTGGCCCGTTCactgactgcaatgaaagtATCATTACACAGGCGGGGAGAAGTATGGACACTATCGTTCCACCTGAAACCAACGTAACGGACGGACCTCCCCGTGGTCCGCGGTCTCACGCCACCTATGCAGATCTAAACAAAGTGCGTGAGTGCATTTTCTGGCGGCGGTTACCTCCTATGCCTCCCGTTGAGCTATTATCCAAATCAACGATGCGCTGCCATGTGGACCTCTCCCCTTATGTGGATCTTAGCACATATTACGTGCGTGACGTGATGTGCATCTCGCGGACGTATTATATATTCCGTCACTTGGGGCTGCGGCTTCTTCCGGTAGTGGATCGTCGGCATCGTGTTATTGGAGTTATAACCCGCACAAACTTATTTGGTGACCGCTTACAGGAGCGACTAAGAGATGCCGAAGAAGCAGGAAGGCTAGCGGCCGTGCCGAGGGCCTGGGAGTAA